DNA sequence from the Alkaliphilus metalliredigens QYMF genome:
TCCACATTTTTTTCTCACTACCCTTTACATTTGCAAATTTTAATGCCTTTAACGAGTTGGGAGTAGTAATTAAATGTATATCTTTTGCAAAAATCTTTTGATTGAACATATTTTCTATTTCCCACGTTTCAAAATCTATTCCATTTTCATCTGCATAGTCTTTTAAGAAGCTTTGGACGTTAGTATTAAATACACAGCATTTAAACATATGTTGTCTTAATAGCATCATGGATTTTCCATTTGTGAAATAACTACTATCCAACAATCCTTCACCATCAAATATGTCATTTTCCATATCGTAATCATTATGTTGCTTACTTACTAGTTTTCCATTCTCATCCTTGCCTACTACATTACAATTAATCTTAAATATACTTTTAACATCAGATAAAATCAAAATGTTTTGTGGATTAATCTTTATGGTATCTTTTATGCTACTACTTACCAAACTTTCGTACGCTAGAAGTCCTGCAAAATCAACATCTTCTCTGCCATCCAAGTTCATTCCCAATCTTTTCCACTTTGTCATTTTTCCCTTTAATTGTTTTTTGATAAATAATACTTTGCCTATCCTGCTTTTTGCGGATGTTCTAGAATAAACAACATATTCTATTTTCTTGTTATTTATTTCTAGAGTAAACCCATTTGTATACAATAGTGTTCTTAATCCATCTTCATCATCCGCATCATACGTTTTAACTTCTTTCCATATGTGGCTATTTTTATTGACTACTAATTTCTCAATATTTTTTTCTCTTTCTTCCTTTTTCTTCTCATCTTTTTCATCTTTATTTTTCTGTTTCAATATTTTTATGATTTCATCAGCACTCTTAACCTTTTGTTTAAAATTAACATTTATAATATCATCGGTAACCGTCTTGTTATATTTCTTACTATCTTGCCACTTTAATCCTGCTTCAATTAATTTTGTGAGTTCTAGCGACTTTGGTACCATTCCTCCATAGTTTGTAAATAATTCTTTCTCTCTATTAATATGCTCCCAAATTCTTGCACCTTCAATGCTCATAATATATATGTTTTCACTCTTCATATTAATTCTCCTCTCAATTTTTAAAGTTTCTCTTGACACTACTATCTAATCTAGTATATAATGAATTTAACCTCAGAAACCAGAGGTCTAGTTTTTTATACCCAAAAATTGGTTCTGTTTTAAATATAACATTGATTGTATTTTTCGTCAAGCCTTTTTTGTATTTGGGGTTATTATTGAATTTTTAACATTTTTATTAATAAAAAAGTATTACTAACTTTAATCCTCCCCACTGCCAATTACCTAATTTTACAAACGTTGAAATTTCAACACTCCTCAAAATCACGTAATCATTGCAAATACTACATTCTTAAAATAGTTGCCTAAAAACACCCCATTTTTTCCCCTGTACCGATCCTAAAGGTAAGATAGTATGACTTTACTTTTTTTTTGCTTAAAACGGATTCTGTGTCCCTCTCGTAACGAAAAAAAGAACTGCCTAAGCAGTCCCCTTTACAGTTTTAATTTCATCTCATACTTCCCATTTTAGAAGGTTTGACCATTGTATGTTTACTAACTTCTGTCATTTGTTCTAATGCATTAAATTTATCGTAATCCTTCTGCAAATCTTCACCAAACATATTTACATATTCTCTTACTATATCTAAAGTTGAGTGACCAAGAATTTTTTGTAATCTAAAAATATCACCTCCATTCAAAATCCACTTTTTAGCGAATGTATGACGGAATAAATGAACGGATGTTTTCAGTACCCCTCTACGTTGATTATACTTCTTAATACTATGCCCAAGGCTATTTCCATTTAATTTAGCACCATACACAGAAACAAACAAATAATCTTCCTTCTCTCCATCTCTGTATTGTAGATATTCTGTTAATACTTTTGCCAATACATTAGACAGGGGAATTAATTGTTGTCGTTTATTTTTGGTTTTGTCCAATTTAATATAGCCACTTTCAAAATCAATATCCTTTATTCTAACATTTACAATTGTATCTACTCTATTACCTGTACCAAGTAAATAATTTACAATTGTCCAATCCCTATATTCTGCAAAACCACATTGTTTCAAGTTTGGCTTCTTTAATAATAATTTTAATTCTGCATCGGTATAGGTTTCTTTAATTTTCTTTTGTGCCATCATTAATTTAATTTTAAAGTTGTCCATGTATTCCAGTTCCATAAAATAATATAGAATGGTACGCAGTCCTTTAATTTTGGTATTAATAGAAATATCATTCATATTACTATTATTTTTGAGAAATAAAACGTAATCATCCGTTATTGTTTTGTTAATAGTGGAAA
Encoded proteins:
- a CDS encoding tyrosine-type recombinase/integrase → MKRMTLQKNNSTKTIQEGFKEFYRFCRVKNLSEPTLTYYQETLDTFQNFYPLSNQISTINKTITDDYVLFLKNNSNMNDISINTKIKGLRTILYYFMELEYMDNFKIKLMMAQKKIKETYTDAELKLLLKKPNLKQCGFAEYRDWTIVNYLLGTGNRVDTIVNVRIKDIDFESGYIKLDKTKNKRQQLIPLSNVLAKVLTEYLQYRDGEKEDYLFVSVYGAKLNGNSLGHSIKKYNQRRGVLKTSVHLFRHTFAKKWILNGGDIFRLQKILGHSTLDIVREYVNMFGEDLQKDYDKFNALEQMTEVSKHTMVKPSKMGSMR